TAGGGAGGGCACGTATTATCCGACATTCTCGTTGAGTTTCCGTGATGCTGACAGCTTGTTCCACCGTGATATGGTACAGGTAGACAACACCCCGCTCATCGTGACGGTTTTAAGCAAACCCGATGCGTTCACGCAAGACAGGAAAAAAACTATTACCGTACAGGTGGCAAATCCGCGGAAAAATGATGTGAAAAATGTCGTCCTTGAAGTTACCGGTGCCGGCTTTGATGTAACACCTTCAGAGACTTTTATTGGTTCACTTGCATCCGGAGCCAAGACCACAGCAGATATAGCAGTAACCCCCTACCAGCCAACAACACTCGGTCTTACCGTGAAGTATAACAATGGCGATAACCCTCATAAAGTCACCACAGAACTCCCGATCGTCTTTGGGCCGGATAAGAAGCAGGCAGAGCCGATCATCAGCAATATTCAGGTGAAATCAACTAACGGTATCTATCATATCACCGGTGATGTGACCAATGCCGGGCTGGAAAATGCCAACTCTGTCGTGGTCACATCCCTGTTTCCTGCAGTTCCCGAGGACCCGTACAAATCATACGTGGTGGGAGTCCTCAAGCCGGATGATTTTGGCAGCTTTGAGGTGACTTTTTCCGCAGATAACGGCGCTATTATTCCGGTCCAGATGTCGTACAAGGATGCAGATGGAAATGTAATTACATCCCGGCAGGATGTCAAGATTTCCGTGAACTCCGCTTCATCTCAGACGAACGATCTTCCCGTGATCCCCATTATCGCCGGGATCATTATCGTCGGAGTATTTGTCGGAGGATGGTTCTTCTACCTTAAAAAGAAGAAGTGATCTTTTCCATGGACGAACAGGCAGTCATGTCGTTTCGGGACGTGGTGAAGGTATACCCGCTTCCCGCAGGAGACGTCACCGCACTCGATGGTGTCACGTTCCGGGTGGACCGGGGGGAGTTTATCTCAATCATGGGGCCATCCGGATCCGGGAAGTCCACGCTGCTCAACCTTATGGGGTGCCTTGACACCCCGACTTCCGGTGACATCTTCATCAGCGGCACCAGGATTGGGGATATGACCGATGCTGAGCTGACCAGCCTCCGCAGGGACCGGATCGGTTTTATCTTCCAGTATTTCAACCTCTTTCCGCTGTTAAACACCATTGAGAATGTAACGTTCCCAATGATGCTGAAATCACAAAAGACGGTTGATGAAAAAAAAGCACGCGATGTGCTCCGGGCAGTCCAGCTGGAGGAAGAACTCTATACACATACTCCGATGGAACTCTCCGGGGGCCAGCAGCAGCGGGTTGCCGTCGCACGGGCACTCGTCAACGACCCGGACATCCTGCTCTGTGATGAGCCGACAGGCAACCTTGACTCAAAAACAGGAGCGGGTATTATGGACCTGATGACCGAACTCAACCGCAACGGTACGACGATCATCATGGTAACCCATGACCCCAATATCGCAAAATACTCAAACCGGACCATCCGTATTGCCGATGGGAGGATTGTGGAATGAGCGGTGGGATATTTTTTGAGATCGCGAAAAGGAATATCCGGATCCATATGCTCCGCTCATCGCTTGCGATGCTTGGAATCATCATTGGTGTCGTTGCCATTGCGTCCATGGGTATTCTGGGCAACAGCATGGTGCTCGCGGTATCAGATAGCTTACGGACGGTTGGCGACAGTGTCATCGTCACTCCCCATGTCGGGGGTACCGCCCGCGGGTTTGGCGGAGGGACGGGGGGGGGATCATCCTCGCTCTCCATCTCCGAGCAGGATTACCAGCAGATAAAACGCGTATCAGCCCCGAATGTGGCGATCCCGGTGCTCCAGACATCTGACCGGATGAAGCTTGGTGTGGGCACCGATGATATCGTGGCACCTGTCTATGGCCTGAACCCTGATGATGTCCCGGACCTCCTGAAATTAAAAGAAGGCGGGTACAGCCGGGGCAATTCCGGGTGTCTCGTAGGATCCAAATTCGCTGATGACAACAAAGTCAAGGTCGGAACACGGATCGCAATCGGTACTGACGGGACCAAAGGAACACTCCGGGTTACCGGTATCATCGAGGAAAGGGGGATGGCATTTGATGTCAGCACCGATTCCGCGATCGTTGCGACAAAAGACTGGTTTGATAATGCCTACAGCCGCAGTGACTATGACAAGGTCGTGATCAAGGTCAAAAACCTCGATGATCTCCCGACGGTCAAGACCGCGATCGAGAAGCAGATGAACCGCCGGGACACAATTGTTGATGTAATGGACACCCGTAAAACGATGGAGACCATTTTTCAGGCATTCGGTCAGATCACCACATTTGTCACCGCGATTGGCGGGATATCGATGATCGTCGCAGGGGTTTCTATCCTCAATATCATGATGATGTCGGTGACGGAACGGATCAAGGAGATAGGTATCATGCGGAGCATCGGGGCACAGAAGCAGGAAGTGATGCGGATGTTCCTGTACGAAGCGCTGATCCTCGGGATTGCCGGAAGCCTTATTGGTGGCGTTTTAAGCCTGCTCGGTGGATATGCCATCAGCAGCATGATGTTACAGACAACGAAATACCTGTTCGTCCCCTCGAGCCTCATCAACATCGTCTATGGCGTGAGTTTTGGTATTGTCGTATGCCTTGTCTGTGGTATCTACCCGGCATGGCGGGCGGCAAACTTAAACCCGATCGATGCGCTGCGTCACGAGTGAGTTT
Above is a genomic segment from Methanoregula sp. containing:
- a CDS encoding ABC transporter ATP-binding protein; amino-acid sequence: MDEQAVMSFRDVVKVYPLPAGDVTALDGVTFRVDRGEFISIMGPSGSGKSTLLNLMGCLDTPTSGDIFISGTRIGDMTDAELTSLRRDRIGFIFQYFNLFPLLNTIENVTFPMMLKSQKTVDEKKARDVLRAVQLEEELYTHTPMELSGGQQQRVAVARALVNDPDILLCDEPTGNLDSKTGAGIMDLMTELNRNGTTIIMVTHDPNIAKYSNRTIRIADGRIVE
- a CDS encoding ABC transporter permease, producing MSGGIFFEIAKRNIRIHMLRSSLAMLGIIIGVVAIASMGILGNSMVLAVSDSLRTVGDSVIVTPHVGGTARGFGGGTGGGSSSLSISEQDYQQIKRVSAPNVAIPVLQTSDRMKLGVGTDDIVAPVYGLNPDDVPDLLKLKEGGYSRGNSGCLVGSKFADDNKVKVGTRIAIGTDGTKGTLRVTGIIEERGMAFDVSTDSAIVATKDWFDNAYSRSDYDKVVIKVKNLDDLPTVKTAIEKQMNRRDTIVDVMDTRKTMETIFQAFGQITTFVTAIGGISMIVAGVSILNIMMMSVTERIKEIGIMRSIGAQKQEVMRMFLYEALILGIAGSLIGGVLSLLGGYAISSMMLQTTKYLFVPSSLINIVYGVSFGIVVCLVCGIYPAWRAANLNPIDALRHE